A DNA window from bacterium contains the following coding sequences:
- a CDS encoding alpha/beta fold hydrolase, with the protein MRPSLVSMLRGGWFTRGRAIPDRRLRAVAFRSPDGIRLAGWYGEPDGATGTIILCHGVPGSKRDMAGLARALLDAGFGVLAFDFRNWGGSERTSVTLGYREVQDVLGAVAFVRQRAGPRHRIGVVGLSMGAAAAILAAAETPVIDAVVADSSYARLDRAVERVARRVWGPLASLAWRRTRRLGERLVGAPLASVAPIDAIAKISPRPVLIIHGMQDRLTDVGDARALYGACGDPKSLWIVEQAGHARTRRVGTREYDRRVIGFLREHVATMT; encoded by the coding sequence ATGCGGCCGTCGCTTGTGTCCATGCTCCGGGGCGGTTGGTTCACGCGGGGACGGGCCATCCCGGACCGGAGGCTGCGTGCGGTCGCCTTTCGGAGCCCGGATGGGATCCGGCTCGCCGGTTGGTACGGCGAGCCGGACGGCGCGACGGGGACGATCATCCTCTGCCACGGCGTGCCGGGAAGCAAGCGCGACATGGCGGGCCTGGCCCGCGCGCTCCTGGACGCCGGCTTCGGCGTGCTCGCCTTCGACTTCCGGAACTGGGGCGGCAGCGAGCGCACATCGGTCACGCTGGGCTACCGGGAGGTCCAGGACGTCCTGGGCGCCGTCGCGTTCGTCCGGCAGCGGGCTGGACCGCGTCACCGGATCGGTGTCGTCGGGCTCTCGATGGGCGCCGCGGCGGCGATCCTCGCGGCCGCCGAGACGCCGGTGATCGACGCGGTCGTCGCGGACAGCAGCTACGCGCGTCTCGACCGCGCCGTCGAGCGCGTCGCGCGCCGGGTCTGGGGGCCCCTCGCGTCCCTGGCGTGGCGCCGGACGCGGCGGCTCGGTGAGCGCCTCGTCGGGGCGCCGCTGGCGTCGGTCGCTCCCATCGACGCGATCGCCAAGATCAGTCCGCGCCCCGTCCTGATCATTCATGGAATGCAGGACCGGTTGACCGACGTCGGGGATGCCCGGGCCCTCTACGGCGCGTGCGGGGACCCCAAATCGCTCTGGATCGTCGAGCAGGCCGGGCATGCGCGGACGCGTCGCGTCGGGACCCGGGAGTACGATCGGCGCGTCATCGGGTTCCTGCGGGAGCACGTCGCCACGATGACGTGA